Below is a genomic region from Proteus vulgaris.
ACGTCCAAACAGGAGAGATACCAAATCCAGGTGGTCGAAGGTGCTGAGCTCATATGGAAACGGATGACAAACGTTCAAGATCCGTTCCCGACCGTACACGATTGCTACCTCAAACAGTATCAGCTCGGGATGCCGAATCTGTCTCGCCGGTACACCACCATTCTTTTTGATGAAGCACAAGACGCTAACCCCGTAACAAGTAGCATCGTCCTACAGCAGAACTGCAAGGTAATCCTGGTTGGAGATCGCCACCAGCAGATCTATAGGTTCAGAGGCGCAAACAACGCCCTTGATAGCAAAGAGCTCATGAACGCCGACCAACTCTATCTCACTCATAGCTTCCGCTTTGGCCCCAACGTTTCGCTGGTGGCAAACGCCCTTCTTGAACTCAAAGGTGAAACACGACCTGTTGTTGGCCGGGGACCAGCAGATCAGGTACTCATGTTTTTACCAGGTGACGTGGGCCACCGCGCAATACTTCACCGAACCGTCATGGGGGTTATAGAGACGGCGCTCTCTGCGACCGAATCCGGAGCGCAGGTATTCTGGGTCGGTGGAATCGACGCTTACCAGATCAATGAGCTCCAGGATTTGTACTGGTTTTCGATGGCAGAGCCAGACCGGGTAAAGAATAAGAAACTGCTTGATGAGTATGAAGACTACTTCGAGTATCAAGAAGTAGCGAAGGCGACCAAAGACCCTGAGATGATGAGGGCTGTCAAGATCATCAACAGCTACGATGAAATCCCTGAACGACTCACCACTCTACGACGCAATACAGTCAAAGAAGAGTTTGGGGCTGACATTACGGTCTCAACAGCTCATCGGTGCAAAGGGTTGGAGTGGGACTTTGTTCAGCTCTATGACGACTTTCCGGATGTCCTGGACCCAGAGCTCGACCCAATGGCCCGTGACGATGAAATAAACCTGCTCTACGTTGCATCCACCAGAGCGATGCGAATCCTTGCGTTGAACAGCGCTGTCGAGATGGTTATCCGCTACATCACCCAAAAACGCATGGTCGAGAAGCAGATGAAGATGGCCGCAGAAGCGACAGAAGTTGAAGAGGACACGACCAAATAGTTTGGTCAATTCTTTCACATGTGAAAGTTGACAAATAAAACGCTCTAAGCGCCCTAAATGGGCGCTTACACCTGCCTAATTTCACGCCTCCCACCTCTACCATATCGAGCATGGGAAAATACGTGCGTGAGACTATGAAAAAATCACCTTTGAATTTACTGCTCCTTGCAGCGCTCACGCTGGGGGCATCACACCAGGCTTGGGCTCAAGATGGCACAAGACCTGGTTTTTATGAGCGAAAGGAAGAGGGTTGGTTCTGGTACAAGGAAGAGCCCAAAGAACCAGAGAAAAAACCCGAAAAGCCCAAACCAAAGCCTGTGGCAGAAGCGAAGCCTACACAGCCTAAGCCTGCTGCTCCGCTTCCGAGCGGCCCAGAAATGTTCTCAGCGGAATGGTTCCGGGAAAACTTACCCAAGTACAAAGACCTTGCTTGGAACAATCCTACCGTTGAAAACGTCAGGACGTTTCTCTACTTGCAACGATTTGCGATAGATCGCTCTGAACAATTTTCCGATGCTACAGAGCTGGCGGTCGTAGGTGATCCTTTCTTGGATGAAATTACTCGACGTCCTGCTGCCACGTTTGCCTCACAACAAGTTGATCGTGACGCTGGTAACGCCAAAAACATGCTACTCAAAAGCGTAGCCGAACGCGTAGGGATATTCTTCTTCTACAAGTCCGACGATGACTACAGTGACTTGCAAGCACCGCTCATCAAGATGTTGGAACAAGGAGAAGGATTCTCGATCATTCCTGTATCTATGGACGGCAAACCACTCCCCAGTGGGCTTTTCCCCCATTACAAAACCGATGAAGGCCATGCCAAACAACTTGGTATCGTAACTTTCCCTGCTGTTTACCTCGCATCTCCAGACGGTCAGTTCGCTCCTATAGGACAAGGGCCAATGTCTCTTCCTGAGCTGAATCACAGGATTTTGGTCGCAGCAAAACGCAATGGTTGGGTCACAGACGAAGAGTTTAACCGTACACGTCCGGTACTCAACCTGGAAAACAACATAGCCGAACGCTTGGCCTCACCAGAGCTGGGCTCTGACCTCAAACAGCTATCTCAAGCGAGCGGTGATAAAGACAACTTTGTGCCACCGGAACAACTCATGAAGTACATCCGGGACAAATTACAGGAGAACTAAGATGGTCACGCACAAGACATTAAAAAGGAGCCTGCTTGCCCTGAGTGTGGCGGCCAGTCTCGTCATGGCACCGACAGGGGCGATAGCCGCTAACGGCCTCCAATCACAGATGGACAAACTCTTCAATGAAATGAGCAACACAACACCACCTGGGGTTTATGAAAGCCAACGACGTGGCGTTTTAGCTGGTGGCCGGTTCACTGCAAAGACACGAATCTTCGACGAGAACCTGGTGAGCTTTGCCCCTCCATCATGGAAAGCTGGTTGCGGTGGTGTAGATCTGTTCGGCGGTTCGCTTTCCTTCATTAACGCGGATCAAATTGTCCAACTCCTTCGGGCTGTAGCAGCCAACGCCAAGGGCTATGCCTTCCAGCTTGCGCTCGATAACGTTTTCCCGGACGGAGCGAAGTGGATAGAGAACTTCCAGAAGAAAGTGCAAGCGCTCAACCAACATCTGGGCAACTCCTGCCAGCTCGCTCAAGGTTTCGTGAACGACCTAACCAGCGGCATGGACCTTAAACACAAAACTGATGCTTCTATAACCGCGACAACTTCCGGCCTGTATGAAGACTTCTTCGGGTCCAAGCAGGAAACCAGCGGCAAGAGTCCTCTGGAAGAACTGAAAGCCAACAAACCTGACGAATACAACAAGATGATTGGCAACATCGTCTGGAAGCAACTCAAGAGCAACAACGCCAACACCTGGTTCCAGTACGGGGATAACACCCTTCTTGAAGCGATCATGTCTTTAACCGGCACAGTCATCATTGGTGATCTGGTAAACGACCCGAACTCAACCGGCACTGGTGCGAAAACAACCCCTCTGACGACCCTACCAGGTAACAAGATCACCTTGTCAGACCTGATTTCAGGCGGTTCTGTTGAGATCTATTCCTGTGATTCTGATACGACCAACTGCCTGAGTGCTGGCTCCAGCAATAAAACTGTCGTGCTCAAAGGTATCAAGAACCAGATCACCGATATGCTGTTAGGAACAAGCTCTACACCTGGTGTGATCTACAAATACGCAACGAACTCTGGAACCTTAACCGACCCAGAAAAGGCCTTTGTTTCTAACCTCCCCGGAGGGATTGGCACCATTGTTCGTAACTTGTCTGTCCTTTCACAGGACGGCGCTAACCTGTTCGCAACAGAGTCATCAGGAGCGATAGCCCTGACCATGATGTATAGCTTCTCGGAAGAGTTCTTCCGCGCAGCTCGCATTGCGATGGCTAACAGCAAATCACCCTACAAGAAAGAGGCACTAGAGCTTCTCGCGCAATCGCAACAGCAAATCCGTGCTGAATACACAATCCTGTCCTCTCAATACGGCGATCTGGCAAGCCAAATTGAGAAATACAACAACCTACTGGACAACATCCGCAAGCAAAAATACATGCTGGCAACTTTGTCCAATCCTCCTAGCACGAACTAAGGAGCTATTGGAATGGGATCTTTTTCAATCCACTCTATCGGTGACTCTGCTTTTCTGGAGCAAATCCTGATTGCAGTATCAATGATCACCGGCACCGGGGATTTCGAGAAGATGGTCAGTATTGGCCTGCTTCTTGGGGTCTTGATGATCTGTATTCAGTCCGTCTTTCAGGGCGCAAAGCAAATCAACCTCCAGCAAGTGCTGGTAGGTTGGATTCTATATGCCTGTTTCTTCGGCCCAACCACAACTGTGACTATCGAGGACGCTTATACAGGGCAGGTTCGAGTCGTCGCCAATGTCCCTATTGGGGTAGGCTTTGCTGGAGGTGTCATATCCAACGTGGGATACACCATCACCAATTTGTTTGAAACTGGATATGGGGTAATCGTACCCAATGTCACGGAAAGCCACTTTTCCGAAACACTGAAACTGTTGAATGACGTCAGACGGCGAGCCTATGACACAGGAGTTTTTACTGCGCTTAACTCAGCAAATGGAGGCGGCTATGTTGACGTGAGGCGTTCCTGGAACAATTACATTCGGGAATGCACGTTAACCAAAGTCGATCTCAACCTAATGTCCCTTGATGAGTTGATGAACCGTTCAACTGACTCAGCTTTGCGATTCAACTCACAGCTCTACGGAACTAGGTTGTATTTGTCTACAGCAAACCCTGACGGCGCTGACTACACATGTACTGACGGATGGGTGGCTATTAGCACTGCAACCGCCAACCTAAGCAGCCCGGTTGTTGTTGATGCTCTTAACAGCCTACTGGGTATTGACACGTCAACTGGAGACAACGCTCTAACGAAGCTGACCGATTCGCTTCAAGCGATGGGTGCCACAACTACGTCATCAATCGACTATCTGAAAGCCGCCGTTCTGGAGCCCCTCTATTATGAAGCCGCAGCAGGACGTTATCAGGACCTCCAGGATTATGGCTCTGCATTGATGGTCAACCAGGCTATTCAGCAACGGAACACACAGTGGGCCGCAGAGCAGTCGATGTTCATGACCGTCGTCCGACCAATGCTGACGTTCTTTGAAGGCTTTATTTATGCTATAACCCCGATCATTGCTTTTATTATCGTGATGGGCAGCTTCGGCCTCCAGTTAGCCGGGAAATATGTACAAACCATCCTCTGGATTCAGCTATGGATGCCAGTCCTCTCAATTATAAACCTGTTTGTTCATACCGCCGCGTCAAATGAGATGTCTAGCCTCAGTGCTGGTGGTCTCAACTCCATGTACGCTCTTTCCTCAACTGGAGATGTTCTGCAACACTGGATTGCAACCGGCGGCATGTTGGCTGCGGCCACTCCGGTGATTTCCCTGTTTATCGTCACAGGTAGCACCTACGCCTTCACCAGCTTGGCATCGAGAATAAGTGGTTCTGACCACGTTGACGAAAAGATGCAAACGCCAGATCTACTCAAGCAAGGTCCGGTTATGCAAAGTCAGCCAGCGTACAATCACAACCAGTTCAGTGGTGCGATTGCAAACGGCGCAGAAAGCATGATCAGTACCTTCTCGCTTGGCTCCACCTTGGCATCAGGCGTGAGCTCCGCACAGGCATTACAAAGTCAGAAATCGGAGGCTTTCCAAAGCACTCTTGGTCGAGGTTTTTCTGATGGAGTAAGTCAGGATCAAGCCTATTCAAGACTCTCCAATGTCGGGCGCAACGTTTCGTCGCAAAACACAGCTCAAAGCCAATTGATCAACCAGCAAGCCAAGAACTTCATGGATAAGTTCCAGGTGGATGATAGCCACTCTGATGCTGTCAAAGGTGCTTTTGCCATGCAGGCTATGGGCACACTCGATGTTGACGAAGCTGCGTCCATGCTTATGCCTATGGTTGGCAAGGCCAGGGCAGCAATGAAGGCCGCTGCTGGTGTGAAATCAAACAGTACAGCCCTAGTTCCTGCTGGTGGTAATGGCGAATCAGGCGGCGGCAGTGATGTCCTGGACATCAAAGCGCAAGCGAAGGGAGCAACAGAGTCATCAACTCAAGACTCTTCAAGCTGGTCAGCGAGTGATGTGTCCCAGTTCATGAAGGGTGTGAGCTATTCGCAAACCGATAGCCAGGCGTTGACAAATCAATTAGCGCAGGGTTTCAGCCGTTCTGGAAGCGAGTCATTCAAGCAAACCTGGGGCGATAGCTTATCCCAGAACCTATCCAAGTCCGCTTCTGAACTGGTGTCTGCATCGGACACCTTCACAACAATGAGTCAGCTCCAAAACCAAATGGGCTCCATGACTAATACCGACTTTAAAACTCTCGGTGGTGCAGTAGCACAAACCCCTGCGGCCATGAACCAACTGAATGACTATTTCCGAAATGCCGCGCCGCAATCGGTTAAAGACGAGGCGGCTTCACTACAGCAAAGATACCAAGCCTACGGAATGTCTCCTCAAGTGGCCCAGGCAGCAGCGCGAATGACAGCAATGACCAACTCCAAAAATTACGAACAGGGTAAGGAGCTTGGCGGGTATCAAGCCGCACTACAGGCGATCAATACCGCGTCCGGTCGCAACGGAGCATTTAGTGGTGATGCTTACGGAAATAACGGCATTGAAGGCCCGAATGTTCAAGGCCTACCAGGTCAGGTTCAAGGGGCTGTAGGCAGTGGACCTAACATCCCAACCGGATTCCGGGAGAATGTGGCTGGGATGGCTGGAACTAATCCGGCATCAGAAGCTGGGCAGTTACCAACGAATAGCCCCCTTGTTCAAAATGAACATGCAGCCGGTACGTCAGCTCTTCATAACCAAGCACAGCAAACAGAGCGAAATGTATCTGCTCCTGAACTGAAAAAAGCCCAAGATAACCTTATGAACTCGCTTCCGGAAATGTCTTGGAGCGCTTCGGCGTGGGGAGCGTGGGACAACTCCAGTGATTGGATGGGCCGCAGAGCTGAACAAGCAGGTGGAGCTCTCATTGCTGGTGGTCAAGCTGGCGCTGATGCGTTCTCAAGAGCGATGGATCAAATGAGAACGATGACACCTGAACAACGCGACCAATTCATCGCGGCCACTCAACGCGGCGACCAGGCCGTGCAAGAGGAGTTTGGCTGGGCCGGTGATGCGATGGTCGGTATGGCTAAACTTGGCCGCAACGTCATGGGAGCTGCTGCAAGCGGCTATGATGCAGCGAAGGAGTGGTTAACTGGTAAATCTGATCTATCGGAAGCCGCTAAAGGGATGAGCATTGAGGAACGCGGCGCGTTCTATGCAGCAGCGCTATCCTCTGCCGCAGAAGCTGGTGGTGGAGCCGCGCAGCAGTTTATGAACCAGTACGGTGATGAGTTCAAAGAAACGATGCAGTCTATCGCTCAAAGCCGTTATGGGCTGACTGAATCCCAAGCCGCTGTTTATGCCGAATCGTTTGACACAAACGAAGGTCGCATGAACCAGGCTGTTCAGAATCTGAAAATGGAGTATGCAGAACGTAACCCGGATGGCTCACCGATGATGCAAGGAGGTCAGCCTGTTCTTTCTCAGCAAAACGAAGAGTTTACGGACAAGCTGGTAAACGTATTGCAGAACTCGACGGAAGCTGGAGACCGTTCAGGTAGCTATTTGACTGCCGTCAGGGGGTACAACATAGCAAATCAAAGGTTCTAAAAGACCAACCAAATAATAAGGGGGCCAGCAGGCCCCCTTATTCGTCTCCAGCTCCAATATGGAAGCGCTGGTCAAAATCATAGGAATCTTGAAACCCACCAGTTTGTTTTTTTCTGCGCCGGGTAGGTGGTGCCTCTTTATATGCTGACCGCGCAACGCGGATAAAGCACGTTAGTCCAAACAGAGCCCCGACAACCAAAGCAACTTGCCACTGGAAGTAAGCGATCCCTCCCCAAAAGATAACAGCAGCCCAAAGGCTTTTGTGAACCAGAAATAGGAAACGAGCACCCCAAACGCCGAAGGGAGCCAGCGCCACACCAAGTCCCCAAGGTGTGTCAGCCATCATGGCTATTCCCAGAAGCACCATTCCCAGCAGAAGAATATTGACCACATGTTTCATATCAACCCCCTTACTCTTTACCTCCAGTTTACCACGGCATCAAAAAATGCAACTGTGAAAGTTTGACTATTTTTTGCTAAACAACCATTCCATTGGCAACTTCTTCGATTAGAATTTGCCCTCAAACTTTCACATGTGAAAGTTTGCCCTTACGGAACAAGGCGTTTATTGACAAAGCATTACATAGTTGAACATGTCAAACAAATCGCATACACTATGGAATAGGCCATTGCTAACGCTTTGGTCCCCATCTGCAACACCGCAGAGTTCTCTTTCTCAAATATCTCTTTCTGTAAACACCATCATCCTTGTGTGGTCGGGATGCGCCTTTGCCTTCCCTGCCCTCCTCAGCTCCTGCTGTATTCGCAATTTCAGCCCTCGCTGTATCCCTAAAATCACTTATACCTAAACGCTATTTAATATCACAAAATACCGCACTCCCCGTGCGCTATTTCCGCCATTCTTTTGGCGCACTTTCCATTACTATCGCAAAAATATCCGTATCCCATTGATTACTAAAAGTATTGTAACTTTGTTCCGTCGGTACAAAGTTAAGTGTATGTTTTTAAAGGTTTTTTATTGTTGACAGCATCATTATTTGGGCTTGTAAAGGCGCAAAATGTGTCAGTTTGTGACAATAGAAGAACTCTAAAAGCGTTCATCGAATAACGCACTTTTTGTATGGCTAACAACGCAGTTTAAAGGGTGGCAAACAATGGATAAATGCCAATTGATAGACATCCCAAGCGACCCAGAGAAGAAACGTGAGTGGATCAAGTACAAACTCAAGATCCAGGGGCTTTCTCTGGCCGCATTGGGCAGAAAACACAAAACATCTCGGCAGGTGGTGTCTACGGCACTCTATAAGCCCAGTCCACGCTGGGAACATGAGATAGCTACAGCTTTGGGTGTGAAGCCGTCTGAGATTTGGCCGGAGCGGTACGACGAAGAACACGAAATACCCCTCAGACATAAGGAGGCAAGCTGATGAAGAACAAAGCCAAGGCGCTAGTTCTGTCTGCGGCTCTCCTTTCATCAACAGCGAATGCTATTGACCTGAGCGGAACCATCTTCGACAAAGCAGCGAAAGCATATAACCTCGACCCTCTTCTAGTGTATTCGGTCGCATTGGCCGAATCTGCATCAGGGAGAGGTAATGGCTCTATAAGTCCTTGGCCTTGGACGCTTCGCGTTCCTGGGCTTCCTTTCTATGCTAAGTCGGAAGATCAGGCAAAGGCTAAGCTCGCTGAGTTTCAGCAGCAGTACGGTCGTGCCATTGATGTCGGGTTTATGCAAGTGAGCATCCGGTGGAATGGTCATAGAGTTTCTTCTCCAGCAGATCTTCTCGACCCAGAGACCAACGTCATGGTTGGGGCAGAGGTGCTATCAGAAGCCATTCAGTCATCTCCAAATGACTTGGAGCTTGGCGTTGGCCGCTATCACGCCTGGGAAGACGAAATCCGAGCCAGAAACTATGGTAGCCGAGTCTTGGCTATCTATCGCAACCTTCGTGATTTGTGAGGGGGGCGGAATGTTGGAACTGGATATTATTGGTGCGTGGGATGCAAGAGCCGTCAACCTCGATCAAGAAGAAGCTGATAGAAACGTCTACGAGTTCGATCTGACATTGTGGAACCTGCTATCCACTCTGGCAAAAGAACGTCCAGATGATGCGGCCTCACAATTTTCTTTGGGCATGGACACCGTTCAAAAGCTGTCACTGGCAACACCTTCCCAATTGGAAGCTCTGGCCTCTGGCGTGTTGATCTCTTTCAAACTCGAAACAGCAGAGCAGAACATCATCACGCGACTCTCTGGCGACTACGACCCTGTAGTTTTTATCAACCATAGTGTTGATGAATTTGATGCTGCCTACTGGTTGCTATTTAACCGCGTCGCATCGAGAGACCCGGAGATGGCAAAGGAAGTTTTCGGGGTTTCGAGAGAGCTTGCGGAGCTGGTGGCTAAGGCAACAGACAGCCAGTTGCGCCACATGTCTGGAACAACGGTTACGCATTTTACGCTTCGTTTTGCTCCGAGCATCATTGAAGAAATTCTCGATGACAGCCGGGAAGAGTTAACACACCCGGTATTGAAAAAACTGCAACAGTCTCTACAGGGACGTGGGAGGTGGAGATGAACATTGGCAACTCTGGTACATTGGGTCGCTGGGTTACAGCTCGACACATGGCCCTTGCTGGGTACATCACAAAAATCATCATGATCGAGACTGGTCTGACCTACAAACAGGTCAGACGGCTTTACCAGGATCTGGAGAGGGACGGATATACTCTGGAACGAAAATCCAGAACTTTCCGGGGTGGTGCGACACTGATTCATAGTCACACATCCAAGATACAGGCCTCTCTTCTAATGCAGCTCTACTTCAACATTGGTGGAGAAGCCGTGTTGCGGTCTGTGAACATCAAAGCCTTGAACAAGGCATTTAGAATGTATCACGCAATCCGCAAAGAAGTGCCCGGAATGAAAGGTGCTCGGTGGGCTCCGTTTGATATTACTGATGCCTGGTGTCTTGCTTCGGAGCTGAGAAGTGGGGACGCAATGCTGGAGGTGTGCGACAACTGCAAGTGTACGTACTTCACCTCTGTTAATCAAAGAACCTGCGTTGAATGTCCGTTCTGCAAAGAACAAGGAAGGCATGGTGGTGGGGAGAAAGAGTGTGCTTGAGTAGACTATGACATTTCGGACCAGAAGATGAGCGCCCAAACTTTGCGGCGCTCATTTTTTTACTTCTTCTGTGGGATACGGTAGCGCTCCAGCTCGACAGCTCCCAACCCCTTGAAAGCATCCGGGCGACGTCCTTGCCCACTCCACGAAACTCCGTCTTTTGAATATTTAGCATTATCAGGTTCTGATCTGCTCGTGAACATTTCGTTGAGCAAGCCGATGTCCACACCGCAGGATTCCATGTCGCTCATTATTCGCTCAGCCTGAGCTCGCTTTTCTTTTTCTTCTTCTTCTCGCTTTTTGTACTCTTCCTCCAGTTCATTGAGAACGCCCTTCATTCTGTCAATGATCTCCCGAACTTCATCTAACGGGAGTCCTCGCAACAGGGTGCGAATGCGGCTTTTACGCTTTAACTCTGCGATTATTAACTCTCTACGTTCAGCCGCTGATAGCGTAGAGAACTCCTCGTGGTCTTTCATGTCATACGGAGCCCATCAGTTTTCCTTTAAGTGAATCACGTTGAGAGTTCAGTTTTGCGTCAGTCTGCACTGGCGAATTTTGATGCTGTGCAGGTTGACTCTCTGAACTCTGTTGCTCAAAAGACCCAATGTTGCCAGAAAATCGAAGAGAATAAAGACCCAATAGAGCAAGGGCGCGGAGCCGATCACTACGCGCCTTATGCTGCATCTGGGACAGTTCACGATAGAGCTCCGGAAAGGCTTGCTCCGATATGTTCAGATTAGATATTTTTCCATCCCATTTGCTACCAGCCACAACGACCTCCTATCTATCAGCCGCAGAACCAGAAGCCCCTGGCATTGGATGCCACGGATTCGTTGGGCAGTACGATCCTGCTCTTAGGGAAAAGCTCCTTGGCCGCATCTTGGTAAGCCTCGGCACCGCCGCCAGCCAGCAGAACTACGTCAGCATCCATCCCGTCCTCACGCATTGACTTCCGCATAGGGATCAAGGCGTTTTGAGCGACTTTGGTTGAGGCTTTCTTGAAGTAGTCTTTGATCGATACCTTTTCACCGTAGAGGAAGATTTCGGCCTTACCGGCACGAATAGCTTTCTCGATCTTTTCGATGCCAGGGGCACCGCCGTGGTCTTCCTGAATTAGCCGGTCCGTTTCCTGTAGCAACACCGACATCGCCTTGAGGCTGGTGCCAGATGAGTGATAGCGGACCTCTCCCTCTTCAAGAGCTACCCAGTCTACAGAAAAGAACCCAGGGTCAATTACAACGGTTTTTCCTCCCTGGATAATCTCCAGGAGGTCTTCATCTTTGGTTGAACTTACAACATCCATGTAAGCACCGGCAGGTTGAGGTACAACCACGACAGACTTAACCGCTACCGATCGTTTTGGCGTGATCTGGTGTTCACCCTCAAGCCGAGATTTCAACGCCTCTCTGCGCTCTACGTCCATGTACTGACTAACAGGCAGGCCAGTCACCAGCACATCGATCTCCTTCTGCTCGGACATCAGGAGTGCAGCGTAGAAAAGAGCCTTGTATGGATTGGTCGAAGGATAGTCGCCGTGAAGCTCACGCTCCCATCCTTGCAATCGGTCAGGCTCGACGCCTGCAACCCATTTCTCTCCATCAATCACAACCTGAATGCAGGTCCCTGCACCGCCAGTTAACTGTTGTGGCATCAGTTCCAATGGACCTGCCCCCACCGGCATGACGACTGTGCGAGCTTCCTCACCTTTATACCCCATTGCCATTTTCAGGTTGGAGTAACCAATATCCAAACCCAGAACAAATTGACTCATGAAATCCTCCAAAGATTGCTTTTAGATTGCTTTTCGATTGCTTGCCGCGTGTTGGATAGAGAATAAGGCTAAAAGCGGGGACAGATGGCCTGTGTAATTGCCCAAAAGGGGCATATAGGTTGCTTTTCGGTGGCTTTTTGATCGTTGAGTAAGGGAACCTATGGGAACGCTGCACGGATAGGCTCAGATAAACAGACCTTACCCTCGCATCGAGAACCGCTTGCCCTCCAGCATCGAGAGACGGTGGTAAAGAGGCATTTGGAATCTTTGATGCCATATCCAATATATCTGGAATCTTTAAATATAGATTCATATGTAAAGAGGCTGTTAAAGAATAAGAGCATCAAGATTCCAGATAGATAGAGGGAAATTTGACAAATTCCAAAGATGGGTTAGCCTAGTGACAGAACTAGATTCCAGTATTGGAATAATCAGCTTTAAATTCCAGATAGATAGTTATGTGGATAGGAATTGGATAGGAATTGGGAGGGTATTGAGGTGAGTCTACCAACAGAGCGATGGCTAGATCTGCTAGATCCGAAGCTCGAAGAAGAACGATCCGAGATAACAGAGGATCTGCTAGAGGCAGAGGGACGAGAGTTTGTTGCAGAGGTACGGAGCAAACTGGATCACGCCTTAGCGGTTCTTGCTGTCGAGGCGCAGCAGGAAGCGGACATGTACTGGAACGCGCACAAATCAGCGCGTGAAGAAGCGTCAGAGGACGAACAAGGGCGTGTCGGTACACGGGTTCGCATTCTAGGCGTATCACTCGTTGCAGAGTGGTATCGCAACAGATTTGTCGAACAAGTTCCCGGACAAAAGAAAAGGGTTCTATCGACACATATCAAGAAGGGTCGCGGTCATGCCTACAGCATGTCGCACTTCAAGAAAGAGCCTGTCTGGGCACAAGAGTTGATCCAGCAAGTTGAAACCAGGTATGCCGTGTTAAGACAACGCG
It encodes:
- a CDS encoding H-NS family nucleoid-associated regulatory protein, with protein sequence MKDHEEFSTLSAAERRELIIAELKRKSRIRTLLRGLPLDEVREIIDRMKGVLNELEEEYKKREEEEKEKRAQAERIMSDMESCGVDIGLLNEMFTSRSEPDNAKYSKDGVSWSGQGRRPDAFKGLGAVELERYRIPQKK
- the mobI gene encoding conjugative transfer protein MobI(A/C) encodes the protein MSLPTERWLDLLDPKLEEERSEITEDLLEAEGREFVAEVRSKLDHALAVLAVEAQQEADMYWNAHKSAREEASEDEQGRVGTRVRILGVSLVAEWYRNRFVEQVPGQKKRVLSTHIKKGRGHAYSMSHFKKEPVWAQELIQQVETRYAVLRQRATALAKIRRALNEYERQLNKTHSDEV
- a CDS encoding transglycosylase SLT domain-containing protein; protein product: MKNKAKALVLSAALLSSTANAIDLSGTIFDKAAKAYNLDPLLVYSVALAESASGRGNGSISPWPWTLRVPGLPFYAKSEDQAKAKLAEFQQQYGRAIDVGFMQVSIRWNGHRVSSPADLLDPETNVMVGAEVLSEAIQSSPNDLELGVGRYHAWEDEIRARNYGSRVLAIYRNLRDL
- a CDS encoding ParM/StbA family protein encodes the protein MSQFVLGLDIGYSNLKMAMGYKGEEARTVVMPVGAGPLELMPQQLTGGAGTCIQVVIDGEKWVAGVEPDRLQGWERELHGDYPSTNPYKALFYAALLMSEQKEIDVLVTGLPVSQYMDVERREALKSRLEGEHQITPKRSVAVKSVVVVPQPAGAYMDVVSSTKDEDLLEIIQGGKTVVIDPGFFSVDWVALEEGEVRYHSSGTSLKAMSVLLQETDRLIQEDHGGAPGIEKIEKAIRAGKAEIFLYGEKVSIKDYFKKASTKVAQNALIPMRKSMREDGMDADVVLLAGGGAEAYQDAAKELFPKSRIVLPNESVASNARGFWFCG
- a CDS encoding FlhC family transcriptional regulator codes for the protein MNIGNSGTLGRWVTARHMALAGYITKIIMIETGLTYKQVRRLYQDLERDGYTLERKSRTFRGGATLIHSHTSKIQASLLMQLYFNIGGEAVLRSVNIKALNKAFRMYHAIRKEVPGMKGARWAPFDITDAWCLASELRSGDAMLEVCDNCKCTYFTSVNQRTCVECPFCKEQGRHGGGEKECA